From the Leptolyngbya sp. O-77 genome, one window contains:
- a CDS encoding YpsA SLOG family protein codes for MGAIAHGLAYGGWCPQGGWAEDFPTAPGLRAHYPHLRETPSPDPAQRTEWNVRDSTATLILVRGEDGQRSAGTQLTQAIATYLGKPLQIINLNEAIALASLRAWLQTLPQNATLNIAGPRESESPGIYAIAHKTLLHSWRTNPTE; via the coding sequence ATGGGGGCGATCGCCCACGGGTTAGCCTACGGCGGCTGGTGTCCCCAGGGCGGCTGGGCAGAAGACTTTCCCACAGCCCCGGGACTGCGGGCCCACTATCCCCACCTGCGGGAAACACCCAGCCCCGACCCCGCCCAGCGCACCGAATGGAACGTGCGAGACAGCACTGCAACGCTGATTTTGGTGCGTGGCGAAGACGGGCAACGCTCCGCCGGAACCCAACTGACGCAGGCGATCGCCACCTACCTAGGAAAGCCTTTGCAAATCATCAACCTGAACGAAGCGATCGCCCTCGCCTCACTCCGCGCATGGCTGCAAACCCTGCCCCAAAACGCCACCCTAAACATCGCCGGCCCCAGAGAAAGCGAATCCCCCGGCATCTACGCGATCGCCCACAAAACCCTGCTCCATAGCTGGCGCACAAACCCAACAGAATAA
- the era gene encoding GTPase Era — MSDLSDDSSPAEFLPDSRIEALIPAAPEGFRSGFVGIVGRPNVGKSTLMNQLVGQKIAITSPVAQTTRNRLRGILTTPHAQIIFVDTPGIHKPHHELGRVLVQTARMAINSVDLVLFVVDASAELGGGDRFIAELLERAEAPVLLGINKADRQPSDRPDIDDSYRALAESQNWELAKFSALTGEGLEALQAQLIQRLDPGPYYYPPDLVTDQPERFIMGELIREQVLALTRDEVPHSVAIAIDRVDEDPDITRILATIHVERDSQKGILIGKDGSMIRAIGTAAREQIQKLILGKVYLELFVKVQPKWRQSRSRLSELGYRVEE; from the coding sequence ATGTCCGACCTGTCTGATGATTCCTCACCTGCCGAGTTCTTGCCCGATAGCCGCATCGAGGCGCTGATTCCCGCTGCGCCTGAAGGCTTCCGGTCTGGTTTTGTGGGCATTGTGGGCCGCCCCAACGTGGGCAAATCCACCCTGATGAATCAGCTTGTGGGGCAAAAGATCGCCATCACCTCGCCCGTCGCCCAGACCACGCGCAATCGGCTGCGGGGCATCCTCACCACGCCCCACGCGCAAATCATTTTCGTAGATACGCCCGGCATCCACAAGCCGCATCACGAACTGGGTCGCGTGCTAGTGCAGACCGCGCGAATGGCGATTAACTCTGTGGATCTGGTGCTGTTTGTGGTGGATGCATCGGCGGAACTGGGCGGGGGCGATCGCTTTATTGCCGAGTTGCTGGAGCGTGCCGAAGCGCCTGTGCTGCTGGGCATCAACAAAGCAGATCGACAGCCGAGCGATCGCCCCGACATCGACGACAGCTATCGGGCGCTTGCCGAATCTCAAAACTGGGAATTGGCAAAGTTTTCCGCCCTCACAGGCGAGGGACTGGAGGCGCTGCAAGCCCAGCTTATCCAGCGGCTCGACCCCGGCCCCTACTATTACCCGCCGGATCTCGTCACCGACCAGCCCGAACGCTTCATCATGGGTGAGCTGATCCGCGAACAGGTGCTGGCACTGACCCGCGACGAAGTGCCCCATTCTGTGGCGATCGCCATCGACCGCGTAGACGAAGACCCCGACATCACGCGCATCCTCGCCACCATTCACGTCGAGCGCGATTCGCAAAAGGGCATTCTCATCGGCAAAGACGGCAGCATGATCCGGGCGATCGGCACTGCCGCCCGCGAACAAATCCAAAAACTCATTCTGGGTAAGGTGTATTTGGAACTCTTCGTCAAAGTGCAGCCCAAGTGGCGACAGTCGCGCAGTCGCTTGTCGGAGTTGGGGTATCGGGTGGAGGAGTGA
- a CDS encoding putative molybdenum carrier protein, which yields MNFARVVQILQNLKIISGGQTGVDRAAPRWGRSPTG from the coding sequence TTGAACTTTGCGCGAGTCGTGCAAATTTTGCAAAACCTCAAGATTATCTCCGGCGGGCAGACGGGGGTGGATCGGGCGGCCCCTAGATGGGGGCGATCGCCCACGGGTTAG
- a CDS encoding TVP38/TMEM64 family protein: MKLSPKLKKLLVALLSLAIAYAVMAFAFKLIGLENAHLWVERAGPSAPLLFTVVCAASLIAAPLSGSSIFIAGGALFGKESAFVLSFIASLIGCSVNYWISRRYGRRVAVRLVGKDEVDELDAFVARLKGHHSVLYMALIMLLGQDVVSYAIGLTKIDYFHFFLALVPAAAVLVGFYIYVGTSLLEALIA, encoded by the coding sequence ATGAAACTTTCGCCCAAGCTGAAAAAGTTGCTGGTGGCGCTGCTTTCGCTGGCGATCGCCTATGCGGTCATGGCGTTTGCCTTCAAGCTCATCGGGCTAGAAAATGCCCACCTCTGGGTGGAACGCGCCGGCCCCTCGGCCCCGCTGTTGTTTACTGTCGTTTGTGCGGCGAGCTTGATTGCTGCCCCGCTCAGCGGCAGTTCCATCTTTATCGCAGGCGGAGCGCTGTTTGGCAAAGAAAGCGCCTTTGTGCTGAGCTTTATCGCATCTCTCATTGGATGCAGTGTCAACTACTGGATTTCCCGTCGCTACGGTCGCCGGGTTGCAGTGCGACTGGTGGGCAAAGATGAAGTTGACGAACTGGATGCGTTTGTGGCCCGCCTGAAAGGACATCACAGCGTCCTCTATATGGCGCTGATCATGCTGCTGGGTCAGGATGTCGTGAGCTACGCCATTGGACTCACCAAGATCGACTACTTCCACTTTTTCCTGGCGCTGGTTCCTGCTGCGGCTGTCCTTGTTGGCTTCTATATCTATGTCGGCACAAGCCTTCTGGAAGCCCTGATTGCTTAG
- a CDS encoding DMT family transporter translates to MTQASTPSRASVSPLLLIAPFFLWGTAMVAMKGVIPQTTPLFMAGVRVLPAGLLILLAAVAMGRSQPKGWKAWGWVALFGLVDAALFQGFLAEGLVRTGAGLGSVMIDSQPLAVALMARFLFGERVGGFGWLGLLFGVVGISLLGLPEGVLQSALHGNFSPELGASLLHDLFQNGQWLMLMAALSMAVGTVMMGYVSRHADPVAATGWHMVLGGIPLFALSALGETNQWQQLGWTDWMAMSYSTIFGSAIAYGLFFYFAASGNLTSLSSLTFLTPVFALLFGNLFLSEVLNPVQWVGVGLTLVSIYLINQREVLAAKFQPAAVEKAATSLAAELEAEIEAEIEAVNEKIAAHRRSRLEGARD, encoded by the coding sequence ATGACTCAAGCTTCTACTCCGTCGAGAGCGTCTGTGTCGCCGCTGCTGCTGATTGCACCGTTCTTCCTGTGGGGCACGGCGATGGTGGCGATGAAGGGCGTGATTCCTCAAACCACGCCGCTGTTTATGGCGGGGGTGCGGGTGCTGCCTGCGGGGCTGCTGATTTTGCTGGCGGCGGTAGCGATGGGGCGATCGCAGCCGAAGGGTTGGAAGGCCTGGGGCTGGGTTGCGCTGTTTGGACTGGTGGATGCAGCGCTGTTTCAGGGATTTTTGGCAGAAGGACTGGTGCGGACGGGCGCGGGGCTGGGGTCGGTGATGATCGACTCACAGCCGCTGGCGGTAGCGCTGATGGCGCGGTTCCTGTTTGGTGAGCGGGTGGGGGGCTTTGGCTGGCTGGGGCTGCTGTTTGGCGTGGTGGGGATTAGCCTGCTGGGGCTGCCAGAAGGCGTGCTCCAATCGGCGCTGCACGGCAATTTTTCGCCAGAACTGGGCGCTAGCCTGCTGCATGACCTGTTTCAAAACGGGCAGTGGCTCATGCTGATGGCGGCGCTGTCGATGGCAGTGGGCACGGTAATGATGGGCTATGTGTCGCGCCATGCCGACCCGGTGGCGGCGACGGGTTGGCACATGGTGCTGGGTGGCATTCCGCTGTTTGCGCTGTCGGCACTGGGAGAAACGAACCAGTGGCAGCAGTTGGGCTGGACGGACTGGATGGCGATGAGCTATTCCACGATTTTTGGCAGTGCGATCGCCTACGGACTGTTCTTCTACTTCGCGGCCAGCGGCAACCTGACGAGCCTGAGTTCCCTGACGTTTCTCACGCCTGTTTTTGCGCTGCTATTCGGCAACCTGTTTCTGTCCGAAGTGCTGAATCCGGTGCAGTGGGTCGGTGTAGGGCTGACGCTGGTGAGTATTTACCTGATCAACCAGCGTGAGGTGCTGGCGGCGAAGTTTCAGCCCGCAGCGGTGGAAAAGGCCGCGACCTCGCTGGCGGCGGAACTGGAGGCCGAGATTGAAGCTGAGATCGAGGCGGTGAATGAAAAAATTGCAGCGCATCGGCGATCGCGCCTAGAAGGAGCCAGAGATTAG
- a CDS encoding RNA polymerase sigma factor, which translates to MQTPSLPEANHPLIKSLSHYSDQELLTLLQRHPDAGQYFTALYCRYSPLVYTLIRHSARSPVQADYLFSITWRHLFHELLGLDLSIPGVTLQSWIINVTALCINQAELPPAEDIHYSLEASPPPLQCYVERSLDQVSPSQRLMIVMAQTFRWSEPRIAAYLQAEGEHITAAGVKAQLQAGYERLETALPEDIRAIYLAGGKLEAHLPAGQQAQLTTEA; encoded by the coding sequence ATGCAAACCCCTTCTCTGCCCGAAGCCAATCATCCTTTAATTAAGTCCCTTTCGCACTATAGCGATCAGGAGTTGCTGACGCTGCTCCAGCGGCATCCCGATGCGGGGCAATATTTCACTGCGCTCTATTGTCGCTATAGCCCGCTGGTGTACACGCTGATTCGCCATTCTGCGCGATCGCCCGTGCAAGCCGACTATCTCTTCTCCATCACCTGGCGGCACCTGTTTCACGAACTGCTGGGGCTGGATCTCAGCATCCCTGGCGTAACGCTGCAATCCTGGATTATCAACGTCACGGCTCTGTGCATTAATCAGGCAGAACTGCCCCCCGCCGAAGACATTCACTATTCGCTGGAAGCATCGCCGCCGCCGCTGCAATGCTATGTCGAGCGATCGCTCGACCAAGTTTCCCCGTCACAACGGCTGATGATCGTGATGGCGCAGACCTTCCGCTGGAGCGAACCGCGCATTGCCGCCTACCTCCAGGCAGAAGGCGAACACATCACCGCTGCGGGCGTAAAGGCGCAACTGCAAGCTGGGTACGAACGCCTGGAAACCGCCCTGCCAGAGGACATCCGCGCCATTTACCTGGCTGGTGGCAAGCTGGAAGCCCATCTGCCAGCAGGACAACAAGCACAACTTACAACAGAAGCTTGA
- a CDS encoding calcium-binding protein, producing the protein MIIPILGTDTDDLLIGTPGNDLMDGGAGFDTLVGGTGNDTYIIRDGDIVFELPNEGTDIVFAYVDYRLTDYVENLQMIAGIRGEGNSENNLIQGNAQGNELFGYEGNDVIEGFGGDDKLYGGGGNDRLFGADGNDLLVGGPGYDQLYGGRGNDTYLVSSYRFKIVEPPRGGGIDTIVIPLDYELKSLLFENLTLYGSAQFGTGNRLKNRIEGNGRGNVLSGLAGNDTLLGNGGNDRLFGATGNDQLSGGDGDDELYGQQGNDRLSGDRGNDLLSGEDGRDVLIGYGGVSTERDRLFGGTGSDTFVLGTRREGTFYLGSGFAVIGDFSQAQGDKIQVRGNPASYRLDNSRNLIGGSSRDTAIFLGSDLIAIVQDNAGVTTNSLFTAPRQRNVRPV; encoded by the coding sequence ATGATCATCCCGATCCTTGGCACCGATACCGATGACCTGCTCATCGGCACACCTGGAAATGACTTGATGGACGGGGGTGCGGGCTTTGATACCCTCGTTGGAGGAACAGGCAACGACACCTACATCATCCGCGACGGCGACATCGTTTTTGAACTGCCGAACGAAGGCACAGACATTGTTTTCGCATACGTCGATTACCGCCTGACGGATTACGTCGAGAACCTGCAAATGATTGCAGGGATACGCGGCGAGGGCAACAGCGAAAATAACCTCATCCAGGGAAATGCACAGGGTAACGAACTCTTTGGATACGAAGGAAACGACGTTATCGAAGGGTTTGGGGGTGACGATAAGCTGTATGGCGGCGGCGGCAACGATCGCCTCTTTGGGGCAGATGGAAACGATCTGCTCGTCGGCGGCCCGGGCTATGACCAGCTTTATGGCGGACGCGGCAACGATACCTATCTAGTCAGTAGCTACCGCTTCAAAATTGTTGAACCCCCTAGAGGCGGCGGCATCGACACGATTGTTATTCCGCTCGATTATGAGCTAAAGTCGCTGCTGTTTGAAAACTTGACGCTCTATGGCAGCGCGCAGTTCGGCACAGGCAACCGGCTGAAAAATCGGATCGAAGGCAACGGACGCGGCAACGTGCTGTCGGGACTGGCAGGCAACGACACGCTGCTGGGCAATGGCGGCAACGATCGCCTGTTTGGAGCCACGGGCAACGACCAACTATCGGGCGGCGACGGCGACGACGAGCTATATGGGCAGCAGGGCAATGATCGGCTGTCGGGCGATCGCGGCAATGACTTACTCTCTGGCGAAGACGGCAGAGACGTGCTGATCGGCTATGGCGGTGTTAGCACCGAGCGCGATCGCCTGTTTGGCGGCACAGGCTCCGATACCTTTGTGCTGGGTACGCGCCGAGAGGGCACATTTTACCTTGGCTCTGGCTTTGCGGTGATTGGCGACTTTTCGCAAGCGCAAGGCGATAAAATCCAGGTGCGGGGCAACCCCGCTAGCTATCGCCTGGACAACAGCCGCAACCTGATCGGCGGCTCCAGCAGAGATACGGCCATCTTCTTGGGCAGTGATTTAATCGCCATCGTGCAAGATAATGCAGGGGTAACGACGAACAGCCTGTTTACTGCACCCCGCCAGAGAAATGTCCGACCTGTCTGA
- the nuoK gene encoding NADH-quinone oxidoreductase subunit NuoK encodes MQLQYFLLLAAALFCIGIYGLVTSRNAIRVLMSIELLLNSVNLNLMAFSNSLDPSAVKGQVFTVFVIAIAAAEAAVGLAIVLSIYRNRDTVDMEQFNLLKW; translated from the coding sequence ATGCAGCTTCAGTATTTCCTTTTACTCGCCGCCGCTCTGTTTTGCATTGGCATCTATGGCCTGGTCACTAGCCGCAATGCCATCCGCGTGCTGATGTCGATCGAACTGCTGCTCAACTCCGTCAACCTCAACCTGATGGCGTTTTCCAACTCTCTCGACCCCAGCGCGGTCAAGGGGCAAGTGTTTACAGTATTTGTGATTGCGATCGCCGCTGCGGAGGCGGCCGTGGGTCTTGCCATCGTGCTGTCCATTTACCGAAATCGCGATACGGTGGATATGGAGCAATTTAATCTGCTGAAGTGGTAG
- a CDS encoding CsbD family protein, whose translation MSIEDRVKATAKNIEGKVQEAVGEVTGDPKDKVEGRAKQAEAKARHTTEDIKDEVKKAID comes from the coding sequence ATGAGTATCGAAGATCGCGTGAAGGCAACTGCGAAAAACATCGAGGGTAAAGTACAAGAAGCCGTCGGTGAAGTGACGGGCGATCCCAAGGATAAAGTGGAAGGTCGCGCCAAGCAGGCCGAAGCCAAGGCTCGCCACACCACCGAGGACATCAAGGACGAAGTGAAAAAGGCGATTGACTAA
- a CDS encoding NAD(+) kinase, with translation MELKQVIIIHKSGNPLSQKWAERCAKELEARGCRVLMGPSGPRDNPYPVFLASVSQPIDLALVLGGDGTALGAARHLADEGIPILAMNVGGHLGFLTEPLDFLTDSQQVWERLTSDRFAVQRRMMLQATTYEGNRTNLEPMSDRFFALNEMCVKPASADRMVTSILEMEIDGEVVDQYQGDGLIVATPTGSTCYTLAANGPIIHPGMDAIAVTPICPLSLSSRSIVLPAGSVVSIWPLSDPDMTTKLWMDGVLATSIWPGQRVDIRMAERPAQFIILQENYSYYQTLREKLQWAGTLVRYSNNHRN, from the coding sequence GTGGAGCTAAAGCAAGTCATCATTATTCACAAATCGGGAAACCCCCTGAGCCAAAAGTGGGCCGAGCGCTGTGCGAAGGAACTGGAGGCGCGGGGCTGTCGCGTGTTGATGGGGCCGAGCGGCCCACGAGATAATCCCTATCCTGTATTTCTCGCGTCGGTGTCGCAGCCGATCGACCTGGCGCTGGTGCTGGGGGGCGACGGCACGGCGCTGGGTGCAGCACGGCATCTAGCAGACGAAGGCATTCCCATCCTGGCGATGAACGTGGGGGGGCACCTGGGCTTTTTGACCGAGCCGCTGGATTTTTTGACCGATTCGCAGCAGGTGTGGGAGCGGCTGACGAGCGATCGCTTTGCGGTACAGCGGCGGATGATGCTGCAAGCGACGACCTACGAAGGCAACCGCACCAACCTGGAGCCAATGAGCGATCGTTTCTTTGCGCTCAACGAAATGTGTGTCAAGCCTGCCTCAGCCGATCGCATGGTCACGTCGATTTTGGAAATGGAGATCGACGGCGAGGTGGTGGATCAGTACCAGGGCGATGGGCTGATCGTGGCCACGCCGACGGGTTCCACCTGCTACACCCTAGCAGCGAACGGGCCAATTATTCACCCCGGCATGGATGCGATCGCCGTCACGCCGATTTGCCCACTCAGCCTGTCCAGCCGCTCGATCGTGCTGCCTGCGGGGTCGGTGGTCAGCATCTGGCCCTTGTCAGACCCCGACATGACGACAAAACTTTGGATGGATGGCGTGCTGGCCACTTCCATCTGGCCGGGTCAGCGGGTCGATATTCGCATGGCAGAACGCCCCGCCCAGTTCATTATCCTGCAAGAAAATTATTCCTACTACCAAACCCTGCGCGAAAAGCTCCAGTGGGCCGGAACGCTCGTCCGCTACAGTAATAACCACCGAAATTAG
- a CDS encoding NADH-quinone oxidoreductase subunit J, protein MNLADGVQLVSLIVLAAMMLAAALGVVLLDNIVYSAFLLGLVFISISGLYILLNAGFVAAAQILIYVGAVNVLILFGIMLVNKRQDFAPVQKAWLGKAATGAVCAGLFGLLATMIVATPWGLSDAPIAGDEALVTIGLHFFSDFLLPFELASVLLLMALIGAIVIARREFLPEEATTEDGPRTSLTLPERPRELTGTSSRD, encoded by the coding sequence GTGAATCTGGCAGATGGCGTTCAACTGGTTTCTTTGATTGTGCTGGCGGCAATGATGCTGGCGGCGGCGCTGGGTGTGGTGCTGCTGGATAACATTGTGTACTCAGCCTTTTTACTAGGGCTGGTATTTATCAGCATTTCCGGGCTATACATTCTGCTGAATGCCGGATTTGTTGCAGCGGCGCAGATCTTGATTTACGTCGGTGCGGTGAACGTGCTGATCCTGTTTGGCATCATGCTGGTGAATAAGCGTCAGGATTTTGCGCCTGTGCAAAAGGCGTGGCTAGGGAAAGCGGCGACGGGTGCAGTATGCGCCGGGCTGTTTGGGCTGCTGGCGACGATGATCGTGGCAACGCCCTGGGGACTTTCGGACGCGCCGATTGCCGGAGACGAAGCGCTGGTGACCATCGGGCTGCATTTCTTCAGCGATTTCCTGCTGCCGTTTGAACTGGCATCGGTGCTGCTGCTGATGGCGCTGATTGGGGCGATCGTGATCGCCCGCCGCGAGTTTCTGCCCGAAGAAGCGACAACCGAAGACGGCCCAAGAACCTCGCTGACGCTCCCCGAACGCCCCCGTGAACTCACTGGAACCAGTTCTAGAGATTAG
- the ndhI gene encoding NAD(P)H-quinone oxidoreductase subunit I, with translation MKFLKQVSDYTKEAVQAAKYIGQGLSVTFDHMHRRPITVQYPYEKLIPSERFRGRIHFEFDKCIACEVCVRVCPINLPVVDWEFNKETKKKKLNHYSIDFGVCIFCGNCVEYCPTNCLSMTEEYELATYDRHELNYDNVALGRLPYKVTQDPMVTPLRELGYLPKGVMEPHDLPAGSRRAGKLPEEILNEAQPAEVAPEA, from the coding sequence CTGAAATTTCTCAAGCAAGTCTCCGACTACACCAAGGAAGCAGTTCAGGCAGCCAAGTACATTGGTCAAGGCTTGTCGGTCACCTTTGACCACATGCACCGTCGCCCGATTACGGTGCAATATCCCTATGAGAAACTGATTCCTTCGGAACGCTTTCGTGGCCGCATCCACTTCGAGTTTGACAAGTGCATCGCCTGCGAAGTCTGCGTTCGGGTATGCCCGATCAACCTGCCCGTGGTGGACTGGGAATTTAACAAGGAAACCAAGAAGAAAAAGCTGAACCATTACAGCATTGACTTCGGTGTGTGTATCTTCTGCGGCAACTGCGTGGAATATTGCCCCACCAACTGCCTGTCGATGACCGAAGAGTACGAGCTTGCGACCTACGATCGCCACGAATTGAACTACGACAACGTGGCCCTCGGTCGCCTGCCCTATAAGGTGACGCAAGACCCAATGGTAACCCCGCTGCGGGAGTTGGGCTACCTGCCCAAGGGCGTGATGGAGCCACACGACCTGCCTGCCGGGTCGCGCCGTGCTGGCAAGCTGCCCGAAGAAATACTCAACGAAGCCCAGCCTGCGGAAGTTGCACCCGAAGCCTAG
- a CDS encoding photosystem reaction center subunit H, translated as MFNVVRRSQIVGLVAMDGSTATRLGGVDEVWVNDRGRVVYLASSAGYTPLEQISLIGPDAVLTYSDFVVEPSMSLCRLCGMGVRIPSRVEVLGWIEDFLFDWETGDIAAYILGGEIAAPFGGRAVLFPEDVEFIDADYVVIKEDAKSRLQGELEGLKGFLSEKSQQVKNLVKHLGDRLKSLVSADDHPDVVRVKIREVHDEFAGSGRHDKNALQEAVNFLQDKWEDLQKSLYRASDRTKQAIDSAWKQLTENSGE; from the coding sequence ATGTTTAACGTTGTTCGTCGTAGCCAGATTGTCGGCTTGGTTGCAATGGACGGTAGTACTGCAACTCGGCTAGGTGGTGTTGACGAAGTTTGGGTAAACGACCGGGGGCGTGTAGTCTATCTTGCCAGTAGTGCTGGTTATACGCCGTTGGAGCAAATTTCTCTGATCGGGCCGGATGCAGTGCTGACCTACTCTGACTTCGTTGTCGAGCCATCTATGAGCCTCTGCCGCTTGTGCGGAATGGGTGTGCGAATTCCGTCTAGAGTCGAAGTATTGGGTTGGATAGAGGATTTTTTATTTGACTGGGAAACAGGGGATATTGCAGCCTATATCTTAGGTGGAGAGATTGCTGCTCCCTTTGGCGGCCGAGCGGTTCTGTTCCCAGAGGATGTAGAGTTCATTGATGCTGATTATGTCGTCATCAAGGAGGATGCAAAAAGTCGCCTACAAGGTGAACTGGAAGGGCTAAAGGGATTTTTGAGCGAAAAATCTCAGCAGGTGAAAAATTTGGTGAAGCATCTGGGCGATCGCCTAAAGTCTTTAGTTTCTGCTGACGATCATCCCGATGTGGTACGGGTTAAAATCCGAGAAGTCCATGATGAGTTTGCTGGCTCAGGGCGACACGACAAGAACGCTCTGCAAGAGGCAGTCAATTTTTTGCAAGACAAATGGGAAGACCTACAAAAGAGCCTGTATCGGGCTAGTGATCGCACCAAGCAGGCGATTGATTCTGCGTGGAAGCAGTTGACGGAAAACTCTGGTGAATAG
- the nuoH gene encoding NADH-quinone oxidoreductase subunit NuoH, protein MSSGIDLQSSFIQALMDLGLSPGVAKTIWIPLPMVLIVGAVTVLALVATWLERKVSAAAQQRIGPEYAGPLGMLIPAADVVKLLFKEDILPAKTDPWLFAIAPLLVFIPVFLSYLIVPFGQNLLISDLGIGIFLWIALSSIAPIGLLMAGYASNNKYSLIGGLRAAAQSISYELPLALSVLAIAMMSNSLSTVDIVQGQSDYGILGWNLWRQPVGFVIFWIAALAECERMPFDLPEAEEEIVAGYQTEYSAVKFMLFYAGSYANLVLSALLASVLYLGGWESPISVSWLANLIGVSESTPWLQVITASLGIVMTLFKAYLFIFLAILLRWTVPRVRIDQLLDLGWKFLLPVSLVNLLLTAGLKLVFPVAFGG, encoded by the coding sequence ATGAGTTCGGGAATTGACCTGCAAAGCAGCTTTATTCAAGCGTTGATGGATTTGGGATTGTCGCCGGGTGTCGCCAAAACCATCTGGATTCCGCTGCCGATGGTGCTGATTGTCGGCGCGGTGACGGTGCTGGCGCTGGTAGCCACCTGGCTAGAGCGAAAGGTGTCGGCGGCAGCCCAGCAGCGAATTGGCCCAGAGTATGCTGGTCCGCTGGGGATGCTGATTCCGGCGGCAGACGTGGTAAAGCTGCTGTTCAAAGAAGACATTCTGCCTGCCAAGACTGACCCCTGGCTGTTTGCGATCGCCCCGCTGCTGGTCTTTATCCCAGTGTTCCTGTCCTACCTGATCGTGCCCTTCGGTCAAAACCTGCTGATCAGTGACTTGGGTATTGGTATCTTTCTGTGGATTGCGCTGTCGAGCATTGCGCCCATTGGGCTGCTGATGGCGGGCTATGCGTCTAACAATAAGTATTCGCTGATTGGCGGGTTGCGGGCTGCGGCGCAGTCGATTAGCTATGAGTTGCCGCTGGCGCTGTCGGTATTGGCGATCGCCATGATGTCCAACTCCCTCAGCACCGTAGACATCGTGCAGGGGCAGTCCGATTACGGCATTTTGGGCTGGAACCTCTGGCGGCAGCCCGTCGGCTTCGTTATCTTCTGGATTGCGGCACTGGCCGAGTGTGAGCGGATGCCCTTCGACCTGCCAGAGGCAGAAGAAGAAATCGTCGCAGGCTACCAGACAGAATACAGCGCCGTGAAGTTCATGCTGTTTTACGCTGGCTCCTACGCCAACCTGGTGCTGTCGGCCCTACTCGCCTCGGTGCTGTACCTGGGCGGTTGGGAATCTCCCATATCGGTAAGCTGGCTAGCCAATCTGATCGGGGTCAGCGAGTCTACGCCCTGGCTCCAAGTCATCACTGCCAGTCTCGGCATTGTGATGACGCTGTTCAAGGCTTACCTGTTTATCTTCCTGGCGATTTTGCTGCGCTGGACGGTGCCCCGCGTCCGCATCGACCAACTGCTCGACCTCGGCTGGAAGTTTCTCTTGCCCGTGTCTTTGGTCAACCTGCTGCTCACCGCCGGACTCAAGCTCGTCTTCCCCGTGGCCTTCGGCGGCTAG